From Haloarcula sp. CBA1127, a single genomic window includes:
- a CDS encoding pyridoxal phosphate-dependent aminotransferase, whose translation MTMDFASRVERVEPSATLAISNKAAELEAEGKDVVDLSVGEPDFDTPENIKDAAKDALDAGHTGYTSSNGIPELKEAIADKLHDDGLTQYGPDNLIVTPGGKQALYEIFQTIIDDGDEVALLDPAWVSYEAMAKLAGGTLTRVDTAAHDFQLEGALDDLADAVSDETELLVVNSPGNPHGAVYSREAMEGVRDLAVEHDITVISDEIYKEITYDGVEAVSLGTLEGMEDRTITLNGFSKAYSMTGWRLGYFAAPEELVSQAGKVHSHSVSCAVNFVQHAGVEAITNTDDAVEEMRQAFAERREFLMGLFEDHGVHVPEPQGAFYMMPEIAPDGDDTEWCDQAISEAQVATVPGTAFGTPGYARISYANSKERLQEAVDRLAEADLI comes from the coding sequence ATGACTATGGACTTCGCATCCCGCGTCGAACGTGTAGAACCGAGCGCGACCCTCGCGATCAGCAACAAGGCCGCAGAACTCGAAGCCGAGGGGAAGGACGTTGTCGACCTCAGCGTCGGCGAACCAGACTTCGACACGCCGGAAAACATCAAAGACGCCGCCAAGGACGCACTCGACGCCGGCCACACTGGCTACACGTCCTCCAACGGCATTCCCGAACTGAAGGAGGCAATCGCCGACAAGCTCCACGACGACGGGCTCACCCAGTACGGTCCGGACAACCTCATCGTCACGCCGGGCGGTAAGCAGGCGCTGTACGAGATCTTCCAGACCATCATCGACGACGGCGACGAGGTTGCCCTGCTCGACCCGGCATGGGTGTCCTACGAGGCGATGGCGAAACTCGCCGGCGGGACGCTGACCCGTGTCGACACCGCCGCCCACGACTTCCAGCTTGAAGGCGCGCTCGACGACCTCGCCGATGCTGTCTCAGACGAGACGGAACTGCTGGTCGTCAACTCGCCGGGCAACCCTCACGGCGCGGTGTACTCCCGCGAGGCGATGGAAGGCGTCCGTGACCTCGCTGTCGAGCACGACATCACGGTTATCTCCGACGAGATTTACAAGGAGATTACCTACGACGGCGTCGAAGCCGTTTCGCTTGGCACACTCGAAGGCATGGAAGACCGAACCATCACGCTGAACGGCTTCTCGAAGGCCTACTCGATGACCGGCTGGCGGCTGGGGTACTTCGCGGCTCCGGAAGAACTCGTCTCACAGGCCGGCAAGGTCCACTCCCACTCGGTCTCGTGTGCCGTGAACTTCGTCCAGCACGCCGGTGTCGAGGCCATCACGAACACCGACGACGCCGTCGAGGAGATGCGCCAGGCCTTCGCCGAGCGCCGCGAATTCCTCATGGGCCTGTTTGAGGACCACGGCGTCCACGTCCCCGAGCCACAGGGCGCGTTCTACATGATGCCCGAAATCGCGCCGGACGGTGATGATACCGAATGGTGTGACCAGGCTATCTCCGAGGCACAGGTCGCCACCGTCCCCGGAACCGCGTTCGGGACGCCCGGCTATGCCCGCATCTCCTACGCCAACAGCAAGGAGCGCCTGCAGGAAGCCGTCGACCGCCTCGCCGAGGCCGACCTGATCTAA
- a CDS encoding phospholipase D-like domain-containing protein, with protein MRSLAPLVCCVLVLAAIGPHMAVGQASQAGTTANRPVEPSIHAVYPDPIAGGDEGEFVVLNVSDGTDIGQYAVTDGDGTAGIPNTSARGRVVLSTAPNRTRELTDWPVVGFDGHLALANGGERIRLQRGNRTVDAVRYTDSTEGEIGVVNGSIVRWRPLGASDRPVVRAAGGEVQAFTLPDSPAAPVQPIRNATERVYLAGYTLSSSRVADALIAAQRRGATVRVLLEGEPVGSRTAAEARTLDRLAEAGVSVRMMTGPRARYRYHHAKYAVADRRAVVLTENWKPAGTGGNSSRGWGVVTAQPRVVDGLNQTFQSDTGWQDSKRWEEYRQGRQFERAEPATGTYPTEFQAESVVVQRTDLLVTPDNAQGELVATIDDADDSIDVIQPTVGDWESPLLRALRRAASRGVEVRLLLSDAWYVREENEQTAQRFREWADRNDAPLTAKVAAPDGRYEKIHAKGAVIDDKRAVVGSLNWNEQAATANREVVLVLHGSDAADYFGAVFDADWGAGGFDTPVGVIGALLGLLVVAGLAARRVSFET; from the coding sequence ATGCGGTCGCTCGCTCCACTCGTCTGTTGCGTGCTCGTCCTCGCCGCGATAGGTCCCCATATGGCAGTCGGACAGGCGTCTCAAGCCGGCACAACAGCCAACCGTCCTGTTGAGCCATCGATTCACGCGGTGTACCCGGACCCCATCGCTGGCGGCGACGAAGGTGAGTTCGTCGTCCTCAACGTTTCTGACGGGACTGACATCGGACAGTATGCTGTCACCGACGGCGATGGAACCGCGGGGATTCCGAACACCAGCGCACGCGGGCGCGTCGTTCTCTCGACGGCACCGAACCGGACACGGGAACTTACTGACTGGCCGGTCGTCGGTTTCGACGGTCATCTCGCACTGGCAAACGGCGGCGAACGAATCCGACTGCAGCGAGGCAACCGGACTGTTGACGCTGTCCGATACACGGATTCCACCGAGGGGGAAATCGGCGTCGTTAACGGGTCAATCGTCCGTTGGCGACCGCTGGGAGCGAGCGACCGCCCAGTCGTGAGGGCCGCCGGTGGTGAGGTGCAAGCGTTCACGCTTCCGGACTCGCCCGCCGCCCCGGTTCAACCGATTCGCAACGCTACCGAACGGGTGTACCTGGCGGGCTACACGCTCTCCTCGTCCAGAGTTGCCGACGCCCTCATCGCCGCTCAGCGCCGCGGCGCAACGGTCCGCGTCCTGCTTGAGGGCGAACCGGTCGGCAGTCGTACCGCCGCGGAGGCCCGCACTCTTGACCGACTGGCCGAGGCCGGCGTCTCCGTCCGAATGATGACAGGCCCACGTGCCAGATACCGCTATCACCACGCGAAGTACGCTGTCGCCGACAGGCGGGCCGTCGTTCTGACGGAGAACTGGAAGCCCGCGGGAACCGGTGGCAACAGCAGCCGCGGCTGGGGAGTGGTCACGGCACAGCCGCGGGTCGTCGACGGGCTAAACCAGACGTTCCAGTCTGATACCGGCTGGCAGGACAGCAAGCGGTGGGAGGAGTACCGTCAGGGCCGACAGTTCGAGCGCGCCGAGCCAGCGACCGGGACGTATCCGACCGAATTCCAGGCTGAATCGGTGGTCGTCCAGCGGACAGACCTCCTGGTTACCCCGGATAACGCCCAAGGTGAACTCGTCGCGACGATAGACGACGCGGACGACTCCATCGACGTCATCCAGCCGACGGTCGGGGACTGGGAGAGTCCACTTCTGCGGGCGCTTCGCCGGGCCGCGTCGCGCGGCGTTGAGGTCCGCCTACTGCTGAGTGACGCCTGGTACGTCCGCGAGGAGAACGAGCAGACAGCACAGCGCTTTCGAGAGTGGGCCGACCGCAACGACGCGCCGCTGACGGCGAAAGTGGCGGCCCCCGACGGTCGCTACGAGAAGATACACGCCAAGGGCGCAGTTATCGACGACAAACGGGCCGTCGTCGGCAGCCTCAACTGGAACGAACAGGCGGCGACTGCGAACCGAGAGGTCGTACTGGTGTTGCACGGCAGCGACGCGGCCGACTATTTCGGCGCGGTCTTTGACGCTGACTGGGGGGCCGGCGGGTTCGACACGCCGGTCGGTGTCATCGGGGCGCTGCTCGGACTCCTCGTGGTCGCCGGGCTCGCCGCTCGTCGGGTCTCGTTTGAAACGTAG
- a CDS encoding Mov34/MPN/PAD-1 family protein gives MGLFRTSGILGIAESALEFALAASEEAHPNEYMGFLRGDDASKLGLDDDGTVLTDVLVIPGTESNPVSATVKTSMVPNDMRAAGSIHSHPNGVLKPSDADLATFGRGDVHIIVGYPYGRDDWQAFDSDGSEVDLPVLDVEPPEESFFDFDQADIDAELREEEFDQ, from the coding sequence ATGGGGTTGTTCCGAACGAGCGGGATACTCGGGATCGCGGAGTCCGCACTCGAGTTCGCGCTCGCAGCCTCCGAGGAGGCCCACCCGAACGAGTACATGGGCTTTCTCCGGGGCGATGACGCCAGCAAGCTTGGGCTCGACGATGACGGTACTGTTCTGACCGACGTTCTGGTCATTCCGGGGACGGAGTCGAACCCGGTCAGTGCGACCGTCAAGACGAGCATGGTGCCAAATGACATGCGAGCGGCGGGGTCGATTCACTCGCACCCGAACGGCGTCCTCAAACCCAGCGACGCCGACCTCGCCACGTTCGGTCGCGGCGACGTCCACATTATCGTCGGCTACCCGTACGGCCGCGACGACTGGCAAGCCTTCGACAGCGACGGCTCCGAGGTCGACCTCCCTGTCCTCGATGTGGAGCCGCCGGAGGAGTCCTTCTTCGATTTCGACCAGGCCGATATCGACGCGGAGCTCCGCGAGGAGGAGTTCGATCAGTGA
- a CDS encoding KEOPS complex subunit Pcc1: protein MRRAEIRTTHDSPERVARAVRPDNTDEMTTRVEGDAVVTTVERDSTGGLQATVDDYVVNIRVAAQLADQHTQSNHE, encoded by the coding sequence ATGAGACGGGCCGAGATTCGCACGACACACGACTCGCCCGAACGCGTCGCACGCGCGGTGCGGCCGGACAACACCGACGAGATGACCACGCGTGTCGAGGGTGATGCCGTGGTCACGACTGTCGAGCGCGATTCGACCGGCGGCCTGCAGGCGACCGTCGACGACTACGTCGTCAACATCCGGGTTGCAGCACAGCTCGCAGACCAACACACACAATCCAACCATGAGTGA
- a CDS encoding DHH family phosphoesterase, whose amino-acid sequence MSSPTGTGDGATVPDGGTIVYDLADQCTSDDLEEGALYHATVNGTVEYGVFVDLSDAVSGLVHDSNLLGQYDVGDDLIVELGEIRPDGDLSFEEVQVADYEEQHVAHGNATTVDDLADATGETVIIEGQVVQIKQTGGPTVFQVRDETGIVPCAAFEEAGVRAHPDVEIDDIVRVSGRAEERDDGLQVEAESLTVLDGEEAADIESDLDASLAEAAEPADVEPLIEWPAFEKLWDDLREVATELRKTVLSGRPIRMRHHADGDGLCASVPLQVALESFIASQYEDASAPQHLLKRLPSKAPYYEMEDVTRDLNFALEDRTRHGQKLPMLLMLDNGSTEEDTPAYRNLRHYDIPVVVVDHHHPDPEAVEPLIEQHVNPYLHDEDYRITTGMLCVELARMIDPDLTEDLQHVPAVAGLSDRSEAEAMRDYIGLASEKGYDENDLRDIGEALDYATHWLRYNSGEELITDVLNVDCDDQDRHGEVVEFLSERAERDVEDQLDAAMSHVDHDRLDNGAHLYTIDVENHAHRFTYPAPGKTTGEIHDRKVAETGDPVITIGYGPDFAVLRSDGVRLDIPRMVTELSEEVDGGGVSGGGHLVVGSIKFVKGRRESVIDALVEKMAEAEIDEELGSSTALPEEV is encoded by the coding sequence ATGTCTTCGCCAACTGGCACCGGTGACGGTGCGACGGTCCCCGACGGCGGGACCATCGTCTACGATCTCGCGGACCAATGTACGTCCGATGATCTCGAAGAAGGCGCACTGTACCACGCAACTGTCAACGGCACCGTCGAATACGGCGTATTCGTCGACCTTTCCGACGCTGTTTCCGGGCTCGTCCACGACTCTAATCTCTTGGGCCAGTACGACGTGGGCGACGACCTTATCGTCGAACTCGGCGAGATCCGCCCCGACGGCGACCTGAGCTTCGAGGAAGTGCAGGTCGCCGACTACGAGGAACAGCACGTTGCCCACGGTAACGCGACCACCGTCGACGACCTCGCCGACGCGACCGGTGAGACGGTCATCATCGAGGGCCAGGTCGTCCAGATCAAACAGACCGGCGGCCCCACTGTTTTCCAGGTCCGCGACGAGACCGGTATCGTCCCGTGTGCCGCCTTCGAAGAGGCCGGTGTCCGGGCGCACCCCGACGTCGAAATTGACGACATCGTTCGCGTCTCCGGGCGCGCAGAGGAGCGCGATGACGGCCTGCAGGTCGAGGCCGAATCGCTGACCGTCCTTGACGGCGAGGAAGCCGCCGACATCGAGAGCGACCTCGACGCGTCCCTGGCCGAGGCCGCCGAACCGGCCGACGTCGAGCCGCTGATCGAGTGGCCCGCGTTCGAGAAACTGTGGGACGACCTCCGCGAAGTCGCGACGGAACTCCGCAAGACGGTGCTTTCGGGCCGCCCGATCCGGATGCGCCACCACGCCGACGGCGACGGGCTCTGTGCGAGCGTCCCGCTCCAGGTCGCACTGGAATCGTTCATCGCCTCCCAGTATGAGGACGCCAGCGCGCCCCAGCACCTCCTCAAGCGCCTGCCGAGTAAGGCCCCCTACTACGAGATGGAGGACGTAACGCGGGACCTCAACTTCGCGCTGGAGGACCGCACCCGTCACGGGCAGAAGCTCCCGATGCTGCTGATGCTCGACAACGGCTCCACCGAAGAGGACACGCCGGCCTACCGAAACCTCCGACACTACGACATCCCGGTGGTCGTCGTCGACCACCACCACCCGGACCCCGAGGCCGTTGAGCCGCTCATCGAGCAGCACGTCAACCCCTACCTCCACGACGAGGACTACCGCATCACCACGGGGATGCTGTGTGTCGAACTCGCCCGGATGATCGACCCCGACCTCACCGAGGACCTCCAGCACGTTCCCGCGGTCGCGGGCCTGTCTGACCGCTCCGAGGCCGAGGCGATGCGGGACTACATCGGCCTCGCAAGCGAGAAGGGCTACGATGAGAACGATCTGCGCGACATCGGCGAAGCCCTCGACTACGCGACCCACTGGCTGCGCTACAACTCCGGCGAAGAGCTGATCACTGACGTGCTGAACGTCGACTGTGACGACCAAGACCGCCACGGCGAAGTCGTCGAATTCCTCTCCGAACGCGCCGAACGCGATGTTGAGGACCAGCTCGATGCCGCCATGAGCCACGTCGACCACGACCGGCTCGACAACGGCGCACATCTCTACACCATCGACGTGGAGAACCACGCCCACCGCTTTACCTACCCTGCGCCGGGCAAAACGACCGGCGAAATCCACGACCGGAAGGTCGCCGAGACTGGTGACCCCGTCATCACCATCGGCTACGGCCCGGACTTCGCCGTCCTGCGCTCGGATGGTGTCCGTCTGGACATCCCGCGAATGGTCACCGAACTCAGCGAGGAGGTCGACGGCGGCGGCGTCTCCGGCGGCGGCCACCTCGTCGTCGGCTCCATCAAGTTCGTCAAGGGCCGCCGCGAGTCGGTCATTGACGCGCTGGTCGAGAAGATGGCCGAAGCCGAAATCGACGAGGAGCTCGGAAGCTCAACGGCGCTGCCGGAAGAAGTGTAG
- a CDS encoding flippase activity-associated protein Agl23, which translates to MAESSLLSTLHDLRDRSRSWFADDPRATVKLVVAVTLLGLILRVVALGSRVAHFDEGRVAYWALHLRDSGSFAYRYIIHGPFIQHIDAWLFTVAAPTDFTMRLPVAIVGGLLPLTALLFREHLRSDETVLMAAFLALNPVLLYFSRFMRSDVLVAAFMFTAFGLLVRFVDTRKARYLYGVAAFMALGFASKENAIVYVLTWLGATGLLLAKVLVLPNGYRDAFGFLRTIPGIGAIWGRIAGRVRADVGLVVNIVRSFRDRHDSAASVLAAYASHIVLAALVFGFVSLFFYAPRGAGVAGIEHPPAPAASGDVNFWSGVTNPSLFPELVQTTWERVVDQYSEWFSPASEKATTTETGLVDSIETFYESVDGHYEVLLKALGYTAAPLLLFSVFGYALDRLGTVEPRHLIPFAAYGGYVSILGYPIGTDIGAPWLAVHVVVPLSIPAAVGLAAVIRWGNESLSTDDVTGAAIAAAIVLLVTALVVNTTATRVYTNEHLEGNPLVQYAQPQESLRADLAEMDRIATANGNGTDVVMYHGERGDAYDADDAYVKEDRGQWNDSWWNTRPTCLQWHNSLPLPWYYAAEDVNVSCENRSDRLAEQAQADQPPIVITQQIDSTVPTEQLEAAGYEPRTHRMRTKYSSNDMTVWVHESHGREPNR; encoded by the coding sequence ATGGCTGAGTCGTCTCTGCTGTCTACCCTCCACGATCTTCGGGACCGGAGCCGGTCCTGGTTCGCGGACGACCCCCGCGCCACCGTGAAGCTCGTCGTTGCCGTGACGCTTCTCGGACTCATCCTCAGAGTCGTAGCGCTTGGAAGCCGCGTCGCCCACTTCGACGAGGGCCGCGTGGCCTACTGGGCGCTGCACCTCCGCGATTCTGGGTCGTTCGCGTACCGCTACATCATTCACGGCCCGTTCATCCAGCACATCGACGCCTGGCTGTTCACCGTCGCCGCGCCGACCGATTTCACGATGCGGCTCCCGGTCGCGATTGTCGGCGGCCTGCTCCCGCTAACGGCGTTGCTCTTTCGCGAACACCTCCGGTCCGACGAGACAGTCCTCATGGCCGCCTTTCTCGCACTCAATCCGGTCCTGCTGTACTTCTCGCGGTTTATGCGCAGCGACGTATTGGTCGCAGCGTTCATGTTCACCGCCTTCGGCCTGCTCGTCCGGTTTGTCGACACCCGGAAGGCACGCTATCTCTACGGCGTCGCCGCGTTCATGGCGCTCGGGTTCGCCTCAAAGGAGAACGCCATCGTCTACGTACTGACGTGGCTCGGAGCGACCGGCCTTCTGCTGGCAAAGGTGCTCGTCCTTCCGAACGGCTACCGCGACGCGTTTGGCTTCCTCCGAACCATCCCGGGCATCGGTGCAATCTGGGGCCGAATCGCTGGTCGCGTCCGGGCGGACGTAGGGCTCGTTGTCAACATCGTTCGCTCGTTCCGCGACCGCCATGACAGCGCTGCCTCCGTCCTCGCAGCGTACGCGAGCCACATTGTGCTCGCCGCGCTGGTGTTTGGTTTCGTCTCACTGTTCTTTTATGCCCCGCGGGGGGCCGGCGTCGCGGGCATCGAACACCCGCCCGCGCCAGCTGCGAGTGGCGACGTGAACTTCTGGTCCGGCGTGACGAACCCATCGCTGTTCCCGGAGCTCGTCCAGACCACCTGGGAACGCGTCGTCGACCAGTACAGCGAGTGGTTCTCGCCGGCCTCGGAGAAAGCCACGACGACAGAAACCGGTCTCGTCGACTCTATCGAGACGTTCTACGAGAGCGTCGACGGCCACTACGAGGTGCTGCTGAAAGCGCTGGGCTACACCGCGGCCCCGCTGCTTCTGTTCTCGGTGTTTGGGTACGCGCTGGACCGACTCGGCACTGTCGAGCCGCGCCACCTCATCCCGTTTGCGGCCTACGGCGGCTACGTCTCGATTCTGGGTTACCCCATCGGGACCGATATCGGTGCGCCGTGGCTCGCCGTCCACGTCGTCGTCCCGCTGTCGATTCCGGCCGCCGTGGGGCTCGCTGCTGTGATCCGGTGGGGGAACGAATCGCTGTCGACTGACGACGTGACCGGCGCTGCCATCGCCGCCGCCATCGTTCTGCTCGTTACTGCACTCGTCGTCAACACGACCGCAACGCGGGTGTACACCAACGAGCATCTGGAGGGGAACCCGCTGGTCCAGTACGCCCAGCCACAGGAGTCGCTCCGTGCAGATCTGGCGGAGATGGACCGAATCGCGACGGCCAACGGCAACGGCACCGATGTCGTCATGTATCACGGAGAGCGCGGCGACGCCTACGACGCTGACGACGCGTACGTCAAAGAAGACCGCGGTCAGTGGAACGACTCGTGGTGGAACACCAGACCGACCTGCCTACAGTGGCACAATTCGCTGCCGCTGCCGTGGTACTACGCGGCCGAGGACGTGAACGTCTCCTGTGAGAACCGGTCCGACAGGCTCGCCGAGCAGGCGCAGGCGGACCAGCCACCGATAGTCATTACACAGCAGATCGACAGCACCGTCCCCACCGAACAGCTCGAAGCCGCCGGGTACGAGCCCAGAACCCACCGAATGCGAACGAAGTACAGCTCGAACGACATGACAGTGTGGGTCCACGAGTCCCACGGCCGAGAACCGAACCGTTAA
- a CDS encoding plastocyanin/azurin family copper-binding protein, translating into MDRRQFLRAAGPAAVAGLAGCLGGGSADTDYDVGMSAAAFRPVQITVEPGTTVRWLNTSKQGHSVTAYEDDIPDDADYFASGGFDTEQAARDNWGNSSGGTMFEGDDFTHTFETLGEYAYFCIPHERAGMVGTVVVTENPETATSGE; encoded by the coding sequence ATGGACCGACGGCAGTTTCTCCGTGCGGCCGGCCCGGCGGCAGTCGCAGGCCTCGCCGGTTGTCTCGGCGGTGGGAGCGCTGACACCGACTACGACGTGGGGATGTCGGCGGCGGCGTTTCGCCCGGTACAGATTACTGTCGAACCGGGGACAACCGTGCGGTGGCTCAACACGAGCAAGCAGGGCCACTCGGTCACAGCCTACGAGGACGATATCCCCGACGACGCCGACTACTTCGCCTCCGGTGGCTTCGACACCGAGCAGGCAGCCCGCGACAACTGGGGGAACTCCTCTGGCGGGACGATGTTCGAGGGTGACGATTTCACCCACACTTTCGAGACACTCGGCGAGTATGCCTACTTCTGCATCCCACACGAACGAGCCGGGATGGTCGGGACTGTCGTCGTAACCGAAAACCCCGAAACGGCGACAAGCGGCGAGTAG
- the ribH gene encoding 6,7-dimethyl-8-ribityllumazine synthase — protein MVQLGLVVAQYDKHGAVIEEMEHGAYEAAADNDVEIAASVDVPGAYDTPLAADRLARRSDIDAVAVLGAIISGDTDHDQIIGNAAAQGLTDVSLDRDTPVTLGIIGPGMSQDEAEARTDKGASAVRSAIELATELEQ, from the coding sequence ATGGTGCAGCTTGGGCTGGTTGTCGCCCAGTATGACAAACACGGGGCCGTTATCGAGGAGATGGAGCACGGGGCTTACGAGGCCGCTGCCGACAATGACGTTGAGATTGCTGCGTCAGTCGATGTCCCGGGAGCCTACGACACGCCGCTGGCCGCCGACCGGCTGGCGCGCCGGTCGGATATCGACGCCGTGGCCGTCCTCGGTGCGATCATCAGCGGCGACACCGACCATGATCAGATCATCGGCAACGCCGCTGCGCAGGGGCTGACCGACGTGTCCCTCGACCGCGATACCCCCGTCACACTGGGCATTATCGGCCCGGGCATGAGCCAAGACGAGGCCGAGGCCCGAACCGACAAGGGGGCCTCAGCCGTCCGGAGCGCAATCGAACTCGCCACTGAACTCGAACAATGA
- a CDS encoding 5-(carboxyamino)imidazole ribonucleotide synthase translates to MTLTSPGPTVGVVGGGQLGRMLGEAAAPLGLELLVTDPTPDCPATPVVRDQIVGDFDEEATLRELAERADYLTFEIELADPDVLERVAEETGTPVHPAPETLRTIQDKLVQKRRLSDAGVPVPEFRAVDTADDLREACEELGYPAMLKARTGGYDGRGNIRVEGSDDVEDAVDEIAGPAMVEEMVDFERELAVMGCRGADERDTFPVTETIHREEILRESVAPARASRAVRERARDVAHDVLDVMDGRGMFGIELFETTDGEILLNEIAPRPHNSGHWTIEGCHTSQFEQHLRAVTGKPLGSTDQRFPTVSTNILGDVTERQPAELRGEDSVLGTPRAHLHWYGKREVYGLRKMGHVTLTDDDRDGLLADARELRDGLTFE, encoded by the coding sequence ATGACGCTCACGTCACCAGGGCCGACCGTCGGCGTGGTCGGCGGTGGCCAACTCGGCCGGATGCTTGGCGAGGCGGCTGCGCCGCTCGGCCTCGAACTGCTCGTGACAGACCCGACGCCGGACTGCCCGGCAACGCCGGTCGTCCGCGACCAGATCGTCGGGGACTTCGACGAAGAAGCGACCCTGCGGGAACTCGCCGAACGCGCCGACTACCTCACCTTCGAGATCGAACTGGCCGATCCGGATGTTCTCGAACGGGTCGCCGAGGAGACGGGGACACCGGTACATCCCGCTCCCGAAACGCTCCGAACTATTCAGGACAAGCTCGTCCAGAAGCGCCGGCTCTCGGATGCTGGGGTTCCCGTCCCCGAGTTCCGCGCCGTCGACACCGCTGACGACCTCCGGGAAGCCTGCGAGGAACTGGGCTACCCCGCGATGCTCAAGGCCCGGACCGGCGGCTACGACGGCCGCGGGAACATCCGCGTCGAGGGGTCGGACGATGTCGAGGACGCTGTCGACGAGATTGCCGGCCCAGCGATGGTTGAGGAAATGGTCGACTTCGAGCGGGAACTGGCCGTTATGGGTTGTCGCGGCGCGGACGAGCGGGACACGTTCCCGGTCACCGAGACGATTCACCGCGAGGAGATTCTGCGGGAATCCGTCGCGCCGGCCAGAGCGTCACGAGCCGTCCGCGAACGCGCCCGAGATGTCGCTCACGACGTGCTTGACGTGATGGACGGCCGCGGCATGTTCGGTATCGAACTCTTCGAGACGACCGACGGGGAGATCCTGCTCAACGAGATTGCGCCGCGCCCGCACAACTCCGGCCACTGGACTATTGAAGGGTGCCATACCTCGCAGTTCGAGCAACACCTCCGCGCTGTCACTGGCAAGCCGCTGGGGTCGACCGACCAGCGGTTCCCCACCGTGTCGACCAACATCCTTGGAGACGTGACCGAGCGCCAGCCGGCGGAGCTACGGGGCGAGGACAGTGTGCTTGGGACGCCGCGGGCACACCTGCACTGGTACGGTAAGCGCGAAGTGTACGGCCTCCGGAAGATGGGGCACGTGACGCTGACCGACGACGACCGCGACGGCCTACTCGCCGACGCCCGCGAACTCCGTGACGGGCTGACCTTCGAGTGA
- a CDS encoding adenylyltransferase/cytidyltransferase family protein — translation MTRVVAQGTFDILHPGHVHYLQDAADMGDELHVIVARSVNVTHKEPPVVPDEQRREMVSALKPVDEAHLGHPEDIFVPIERIEPDIIALGYDQHHDDEQLEAALSARGLDCDIRRASPLEAEAADRLLSTGRIIDRIVDERS, via the coding sequence GTGACCCGCGTCGTCGCACAGGGCACGTTCGACATCCTGCATCCGGGCCACGTCCACTACCTGCAGGACGCCGCCGACATGGGCGACGAACTGCACGTCATCGTCGCCCGCTCGGTCAACGTCACCCACAAGGAGCCGCCGGTCGTCCCGGACGAGCAACGCCGGGAGATGGTCAGCGCACTCAAACCGGTCGACGAGGCGCACCTGGGCCATCCGGAGGACATTTTCGTCCCCATCGAGCGCATCGAACCGGACATCATCGCGCTTGGCTACGACCAGCATCACGACGACGAGCAACTCGAAGCGGCGCTGTCCGCCCGCGGCCTCGACTGTGACATCCGCCGGGCCAGCCCGCTAGAAGCCGAAGCGGCTGACCGACTCCTATCGACTGGTCGTATTATCGACCGGATTGTCGACGAGCGTAGCTAA
- a CDS encoding 30S ribosomal protein S3ae yields MSERSVSKRTEQKRWYTVQAPEQFDREVLGKTPAEEPDKVLGRTIETTLGELTNDASENNTKLTFKINEVASDSAYTEFIRHELTRDYLRSLVRRGSSKVEAYITVLTTDDYRVQIQPVAVTTKKADASQEKAIRRTMIDLVRETAEDHTFEQLIDSVVEGRLSSAIYGEAKDIYPLRRVEIKKTTLEARPEEVAAEEETAVDVDEEDVDVEA; encoded by the coding sequence ATGAGTGAACGAAGCGTTTCAAAGCGCACAGAACAGAAACGGTGGTACACCGTGCAGGCTCCCGAGCAGTTCGACCGGGAGGTTCTCGGTAAGACACCGGCAGAGGAACCGGACAAGGTGCTCGGACGCACCATCGAAACAACGCTCGGCGAACTGACCAACGACGCCAGCGAGAACAACACGAAGCTGACCTTCAAGATCAACGAGGTCGCCTCGGACTCAGCGTACACGGAGTTCATCCGCCACGAACTCACGCGGGACTACCTCCGCTCGCTCGTCCGCCGGGGCTCCTCGAAGGTCGAGGCCTACATCACCGTGCTGACCACGGACGATTACCGCGTTCAGATTCAGCCGGTCGCCGTGACGACCAAGAAGGCCGATGCCTCTCAGGAGAAGGCCATCCGCCGAACGATGATCGACCTCGTTCGCGAGACGGCCGAAGACCACACCTTCGAACAGCTCATCGACAGCGTCGTCGAAGGGCGCCTCTCCTCGGCCATCTACGGCGAGGCCAAGGACATCTACCCGCTCCGACGCGTCGAGATCAAGAAGACCACGCTCGAAGCGCGGCCCGAAGAAGTCGCCGCCGAAGAGGAGACGGCAGTCGACGTGGACGAAGAAGACGTCGACGTCGAAGCCTAA